Within the Natranaeroarchaeum sulfidigenes genome, the region GTCCAACTCGGCACCGTCCCGAACCCAGAGAGCCAGCGCGATCAGGGCGCTGAACGCGAGGAGCCCAACGCCGTAGTACAGCATGTGCAGCCGCATTGAACCGATGCTGATCACGAACGGCGTCGCGACGACGAAAGGGGGAACGAGCGCACCTACTGCGAGCGCTGCGAGCCGCGGGGGACGCTCGAACCGTGATTCGAGGGACCACGCAGTCGCCGCGATGACTAGCGCAAAGATGAGTATCGCCGTCAGGAAGTGAGCGGTGAGATACAGTACCTCGTACTCGAGGACGGTCAGTCCGCCCAGAACGATCTGGGAGGGGAGGATAGCGACCGCTGCAGTCAGCGCGTAGCGAACCCGTTTCGACCGCCCTCCACGCCACGCCGAGACGGCCAGTCCAAGCAGGAGAAACCCGGTTGGCAACGCGATGAGCCGGTGGAACCATTCGATAAAGCTCGGCCAGTTCGCCGGGAACAGCCCCAGCCAGCCGTCACACAGCGGCCAGCGTCCCTCACAGGTCAGACCGGCTCCAGCGACTGCGGTGTAGATGCCGATCAGAATCAGCGAGAACGTAAGTCCGGCCGCCACGGTGAGCAGACGGGGGAACGAGAACAGCCCGTCCTCATCAGGCCCTGATGTATCCGAATCCATCACGATCGGACCTCAGGGTTTCGCGTACTTAGACCTGACCAAATCCGGGGCGGTCGTGGCGCTCACCGATCGGCTTCGACGTTCCTAATAGCCCTGCCGTTGATGTCCGGCGTATGCGAGAGGACCGTCTCGACGCGTATCTCGAATCGAACGATCTGGACTCCGTCTGGTTCGCCCGCCCGAACTCGTTCGCGTGGCTCACCGGCGGCAACAACGTCGTCGACAGGGCAGGCGATATCGGCGTCGCCGCCGCAGGCTACAACGGAGAGGATCTCGTCGTGGTAACGGACGACATCGAAGCGGAACGGCTTCGAGAGGAGGAACTGGCCGAGGACGTCACTGTCATCGAGTTCGAGTGGCATACCGGATCGCTGGCGGAAGCAGTCGCGGCCGAAGCCGACGGCTCCGCGGCGGCCGACTTCGAGGTCCCCGGCTTCTCCTCGGTCGATGCGCGCGAACTTCGACAGCCGCTAACCGAGAGCGATATCGACGCGTACCGCAATCTCGGTCGGGAAACGGCAGCAGCGA harbors:
- a CDS encoding COX15/CtaA family protein, yielding MDSDTSGPDEDGLFSFPRLLTVAAGLTFSLILIGIYTAVAGAGLTCEGRWPLCDGWLGLFPANWPSFIEWFHRLIALPTGFLLLGLAVSAWRGGRSKRVRYALTAAVAILPSQIVLGGLTVLEYEVLYLTAHFLTAILIFALVIAATAWSLESRFERPPRLAALAVGALVPPFVVATPFVISIGSMRLHMLYYGVGLLAFSALIALALWVRDGAELDGTERRIAAAAGAGTVVLGLTMLQLRLPASPTEMAQVSGSAALVAVLSLLAVWWTLRFVEMTPADRPL